One Pseudorhodoplanes sinuspersici DNA segment encodes these proteins:
- a CDS encoding DUF1476 domain-containing protein: MTTFDKREEGFEKKFAHDEELRFKATARRNKLLGLWAADILGKTGADADAYAKEVVVADFEEAGHDDVLRKVAGDLAANGISEQEVREKMVELLAEAVKQVQAGS, translated from the coding sequence ATGACGACGTTCGACAAGCGCGAAGAAGGTTTCGAAAAGAAATTCGCGCACGATGAAGAGCTCCGCTTCAAGGCCACCGCCCGGCGCAACAAGCTGCTCGGCCTGTGGGCGGCCGATATCCTTGGCAAGACCGGTGCCGATGCCGACGCCTATGCCAAGGAAGTCGTCGTCGCCGATTTCGAGGAAGCCGGCCATGATGACGTCCTGCGCAAGGTCGCCGGCGATCTCGCCGCCAATGGCATCTCCGAACAGGAGGTGCGCGAGAAGATGGTCGAACTGCTGGCCGAAGCGGTGAAACAGGTTCAGGCCGGTTCCTGA